In Phaseolus vulgaris cultivar G19833 chromosome 10, P. vulgaris v2.0, whole genome shotgun sequence, a single genomic region encodes these proteins:
- the LOC137814644 gene encoding uncharacterized protein — MIPVEIHESSPRFLGFVAEESNEDMRVNLDLIDEAREEAKIKAEAVKRRMERQYSSKVKLRQFQVGDLVTRKAHTYELENKLSPKCAGPFRVTKAKGNGSYKLETLEGGPIPRSWNAANLKFYFS; from the coding sequence atgatcccagtggagATCCACGAGAGTTCGCCCCGTTTCCTAGGTTTCGTGGcagaagagtccaacgaagatatgagggtgaacctggacctaatAGATGAAGCCAGAGAAGAGGCGAAAATTAAGGCTgaggctgtgaagagaagaaTGGAGCGTCAatacagctctaaggtgaagctacGACAGTTCCAGGTTGGTGACTTGGTCACGAGGAAGGCTCACACGTACgagttagaaaacaagttgtctcccaagtgtgctggaccgttcagagtaaCCAAAGCTAAGGGGAATGGTTCGTATAAGTTAGAGACTCTAGAAGGaggccccatcccacgtagttggaatgcggcgaatttaaagttttatttcagttga